In Hymenobacter sublimis, a single genomic region encodes these proteins:
- a CDS encoding WG repeat-containing protein produces MLHIYQSAPFSSPSRQQQFEAVVAALRAEAGAPYTLVLANITPDPSQPDLQLDAVVIRPRSLTILQLIAAGGLLHIPDLRASTWLLDGIPLELPGEAANPFALFEQQRTVLATWLAPHLPPEAANLQFTTGLVLFGAPVRFGPEVEARMAAVPAASTFHLLADPARFTRRLAQLATPEIDLTPADLEQLVHSLGITAASPPAAAAPEPDQPVAAEPARAGDLLRQKAGQLWRWLGAEDVDELDRRSTGYEVDLEARSQEKQELEQLRTSLQTDLSQQLRAMETRETEREQRIQQLQQQLAAAPVAAEAPDLQAQLATEKREKDALESSIQAYRTELENRNQELGSKIQQLENLIQRLSAAPTVVPPGSTAVLPEPPALPKPTAEPTPAPEPPVVPLAAPVLPAPPVTAAPTAPSPTTTVPPTAPKPPITTPPRREQFGRPAEARQRLLAGLDRWRPALRQLTGRFGPWVAKVRQQPRQTLYAASAGIALLVAVGIVRCSSAGAPVPFQEQGRYGLLASNGDTLLPARYTTIGEFKNHVAVVEQNGVFGFIRDDGTEVVKPAYDALYPYSDGYARARVGQLYTFLDATGQEFGAYYYAARDFAGGYAAVLDYRGWHYLTGPDEPATAPVIFQEAYSFEQELARVKTQNKFTFIGPEYLADTTVGTAPFGRYTSATDFDAQGRARVSQQGRTFFIDRDGDEVKE; encoded by the coding sequence ATGCTGCACATCTACCAATCGGCTCCTTTTTCTTCTCCCTCCCGGCAGCAACAGTTTGAAGCCGTGGTGGCGGCCTTGCGCGCGGAGGCGGGGGCTCCCTACACCCTGGTCCTGGCCAACATCACACCAGACCCTTCCCAACCTGATTTACAGTTAGATGCGGTGGTTATTCGGCCGCGCAGCCTGACTATTCTGCAGTTGATAGCGGCCGGCGGACTGTTGCATATCCCGGATTTGCGCGCCAGCACCTGGCTGCTGGACGGCATACCCCTGGAACTGCCCGGCGAAGCAGCTAACCCGTTTGCCTTGTTTGAGCAGCAGCGCACCGTGCTGGCAACGTGGCTAGCTCCGCATTTACCGCCCGAAGCCGCTAACCTGCAGTTCACCACTGGCCTGGTACTGTTCGGGGCGCCAGTGCGGTTTGGGCCCGAAGTGGAAGCGCGCATGGCGGCCGTACCTGCGGCTTCTACCTTCCATCTGTTGGCCGACCCCGCCCGGTTCACGCGCCGCTTGGCCCAGCTGGCTACCCCAGAAATTGACCTTACCCCCGCCGACCTAGAGCAGCTCGTCCACAGCCTCGGCATAACCGCCGCTTCACCGCCAGCAGCAGCAGCACCCGAGCCGGACCAGCCAGTAGCGGCTGAGCCGGCTCGGGCCGGTGACTTGCTGCGGCAGAAAGCTGGCCAGTTGTGGCGGTGGCTGGGCGCGGAGGATGTAGATGAGCTGGACCGCCGTTCCACTGGCTACGAGGTTGACTTAGAGGCGCGCAGCCAAGAAAAGCAGGAGCTGGAGCAGTTGCGCACCAGCTTGCAGACGGATCTAAGCCAACAGCTGCGCGCCATGGAAACCCGGGAAACGGAACGGGAGCAGCGCATTCAGCAACTGCAGCAGCAGCTAGCCGCTGCCCCCGTAGCGGCCGAAGCCCCAGACCTGCAAGCTCAGCTAGCCACCGAAAAACGCGAAAAGGACGCGCTGGAGTCTTCCATTCAGGCGTACCGTACGGAGCTAGAAAACCGCAACCAGGAGTTGGGCAGCAAAATTCAGCAGCTGGAAAACCTGATTCAGCGCCTGTCTGCGGCCCCTACCGTTGTGCCCCCGGGTAGTACGGCCGTCCTCCCGGAACCACCTGCTTTGCCCAAACCAACAGCCGAGCCTACTCCGGCCCCCGAGCCTCCAGTGGTTCCGCTAGCAGCCCCAGTGCTGCCAGCTCCACCGGTAACGGCTGCCCCAACAGCACCGAGTCCTACAACAACGGTCCCGCCTACCGCGCCGAAGCCGCCTATTACCACGCCTCCGCGGCGGGAGCAGTTTGGCCGGCCAGCGGAAGCGCGGCAGCGGCTGTTGGCTGGGTTGGACCGCTGGCGGCCCGCGCTGCGCCAACTGACGGGCCGCTTTGGGCCGTGGGTGGCCAAGGTGCGCCAGCAGCCCCGGCAGACTTTGTATGCAGCTAGCGCGGGAATAGCCTTGCTGGTGGCCGTAGGCATTGTCCGCTGCAGCAGCGCCGGAGCCCCGGTTCCTTTTCAGGAGCAGGGGCGCTATGGCCTGCTGGCTTCAAATGGCGACACGCTTTTACCGGCCCGTTACACTACAATTGGCGAGTTCAAGAACCACGTGGCGGTAGTCGAGCAAAACGGCGTTTTCGGGTTTATCCGCGACGATGGTACGGAAGTGGTGAAGCCCGCCTACGATGCGCTGTATCCGTACTCCGATGGGTACGCCCGAGCCCGTGTGGGGCAGCTCTACACTTTCCTGGACGCTACGGGCCAGGAATTTGGCGCTTATTATTACGCCGCCCGCGACTTTGCCGGGGGCTATGCCGCCGTGCTCGACTACCGCGGCTGGCATTACCTGACTGGCCCCGATGAGCCAGCTACGGCTCCCGTCATCTTCCAGGAAGCCTATTCCTTCGAGCAAGAGTTGGCGCGGGTTAAGACGCAAAACAAGTTCACGTTTATCGGGCCTGAGTACTTGGCCGACACCACCGTGGGAACGGCGCCGTTCGGGCGCTACACGAGTGCCACCGACTTTGATGCCCAAGGCCGCGCCCGGGTTAGTCAGCAGGGCCGCACCTTCTTTATTGATCGGGACGGGGATGAAGTAAAAGAGTAG
- a CDS encoding DUF6799 domain-containing protein, giving the protein MFSRFSLLTCCLALLAHCATAQANDGFQRRDGGMYLIRNGETRPMTRDIRLPNGRLVTRDGFVVGRDGSRTELKDGQGCSLLGEAVASRPQPDGRVLLATATSPGRRSAPASSSVRSYQAAVWQWLEGRGKGKGHGKFKRKHKRDDD; this is encoded by the coding sequence ATGTTTTCCCGATTTAGCCTGCTGACTTGCTGTCTCGCTCTGCTTGCCCACTGTGCTACCGCTCAGGCCAATGATGGTTTTCAGCGGCGCGACGGCGGCATGTACCTTATCCGGAATGGGGAAACCCGCCCCATGACGCGCGACATACGCCTACCCAACGGCCGCTTGGTTACCCGCGACGGATTTGTGGTAGGGCGCGATGGAAGCCGGACGGAGTTAAAAGACGGACAAGGCTGCTCCCTGCTGGGGGAGGCCGTGGCCAGTAGGCCCCAACCCGATGGCCGGGTACTCTTGGCTACGGCTACCAGCCCAGGGAGGCGCTCTGCCCCAGCATCCTCATCAGTACGCAGCTACCAAGCCGCCGTGTGGCAGTGGTTAGAGGGCCGGGGCAAGGGCAAAGGACACGGCAAGTTCAAGCGCAAACACAAGCGCGACGACGACTAG
- a CDS encoding DUF1206 domain-containing protein, translating into MSAADTVLSAVPHSPSSGIRALARFGFAAKGVVYLLMGILALLAATGQQGGQTADKKQAVQTLQDLPGGSVLLGLVAFGLLGYIVWRFTQALVDTEQKGSDAKGLGRRLAYAGSGLLYASVAWYAARLALNGSADDGGNRQQTLTAKILSWPAGEWIIMALGLVIIGSGIYQIYKAYSGSFHKHVNASGLPANQQQVVYRAGQVGYTARGIVMSLIGYFFVQAGQQSRAAAVGTTGEAFDLLASMGPAVLGIVALGLMAYGFYMLVQARYPVLRI; encoded by the coding sequence ATGTCTGCTGCCGATACTGTTCTTTCTGCCGTTCCCCACTCGCCCTCCTCGGGCATTCGGGCGCTGGCCCGTTTCGGCTTTGCGGCCAAGGGCGTAGTGTACTTGCTGATGGGAATTCTGGCCCTGCTAGCTGCCACCGGCCAACAGGGTGGTCAAACTGCCGACAAGAAGCAGGCCGTGCAAACGCTCCAGGATTTGCCGGGCGGCTCGGTACTGTTGGGCCTAGTAGCCTTTGGACTACTAGGATACATCGTTTGGCGGTTTACCCAAGCCCTGGTTGATACTGAGCAGAAAGGCTCCGATGCCAAAGGCCTCGGGCGGCGCTTGGCGTACGCGGGCAGCGGACTGCTATACGCCAGTGTGGCCTGGTACGCCGCCCGGCTAGCCCTGAATGGCTCGGCTGATGATGGCGGCAACAGACAGCAGACGTTGACCGCAAAAATCCTGAGCTGGCCCGCGGGCGAATGGATCATCATGGCCTTGGGCTTGGTCATCATTGGCAGCGGCATCTACCAGATTTACAAGGCCTACTCCGGCTCTTTTCATAAGCACGTTAACGCCAGCGGGCTACCCGCCAACCAGCAACAAGTAGTGTACCGAGCTGGCCAGGTAGGCTACACCGCCCGGGGTATTGTCATGAGTCTTATTGGCTACTTTTTCGTGCAAGCAGGCCAGCAGTCACGCGCCGCAGCCGTGGGCACCACCGGCGAAGCCTTTGATTTGCTGGCATCTATGGGCCCGGCAGTGCTGGGCATTGTAGCCCTGGGCCTGATGGCCTACGGCTTTTACATGCTAGTTCAGGCCCGCTACCCCGTACTGCGTATCTGA
- a CDS encoding NAD(P)-dependent oxidoreductase, with amino-acid sequence MRPITIGLICEGKVPPDKRVPLTPKKCVEAEARFPGLKLVVQESPGRCFSDQEYRSLGIDVRPKVADCDILMGVKEVPVSQLIPNKTYLFFSHTVKKQPANRELLRQVLAKNITLIDYELLTNEQGERIVAFGRWAGIVGAYNALLTYGRKHQLYELKPAYQCVDMEDMQEEFFKVKKLPPIKIAVTGSGRVAQGAVEVLNLMRIRKVSVYDYLYQDFNEPVYTQLRSADYNRRRDGRVWDTPDFHRNPQEYESTFQNFLPVTNLLIACAYWHPAAPKLFTLEDTCRAHFRIDTIADVTCDVNGSIPTTLRSSSIQEPAFDYNCQTRQLEPAYSRPNNITVMAVDNLPCELPRNASRDFSRQLIDNVLPHLVQEHGPDAVVERATIARNGQLTERYQYLADYVAAD; translated from the coding sequence ATGCGTCCCATTACCATTGGCCTGATTTGCGAAGGAAAAGTCCCCCCCGACAAGCGCGTACCGCTCACGCCCAAAAAATGCGTCGAAGCTGAAGCACGGTTTCCGGGCCTGAAGCTGGTAGTGCAGGAAAGTCCCGGCCGCTGCTTTTCCGACCAGGAATACCGCAGCCTGGGCATTGACGTGCGCCCCAAGGTAGCGGACTGTGATATTCTCATGGGCGTGAAGGAAGTGCCAGTTTCCCAGCTTATTCCCAATAAAACCTACCTGTTTTTTTCGCACACGGTGAAAAAGCAGCCCGCCAACCGGGAGCTGCTTCGGCAAGTACTGGCCAAGAACATTACCCTCATCGACTACGAGCTACTGACCAACGAGCAGGGCGAAAGAATTGTGGCGTTCGGGCGCTGGGCCGGCATTGTGGGCGCCTACAACGCCCTGCTGACCTACGGCCGCAAGCACCAGTTGTATGAGCTAAAGCCCGCCTACCAGTGCGTGGATATGGAGGACATGCAGGAGGAGTTCTTTAAGGTGAAGAAGCTGCCGCCCATTAAAATTGCCGTTACCGGCTCGGGCCGCGTGGCCCAGGGCGCCGTGGAAGTGCTCAATCTGATGCGCATCCGCAAAGTGAGCGTGTACGACTACCTCTACCAGGACTTCAACGAGCCGGTGTACACCCAGCTGCGCTCCGCCGACTACAACCGCCGCCGCGACGGCCGCGTCTGGGATACGCCCGATTTCCACCGCAACCCCCAGGAATACGAGTCCACGTTTCAGAATTTTCTACCCGTTACCAACTTGCTGATAGCCTGCGCCTACTGGCACCCAGCCGCCCCCAAGTTGTTTACCCTGGAGGATACCTGTCGCGCCCACTTCCGCATTGACACCATTGCCGACGTAACCTGCGACGTGAACGGCTCCATCCCAACCACGTTGCGCAGCAGCAGCATTCAGGAACCCGCCTTCGACTACAACTGCCAGACCCGCCAGCTAGAGCCCGCTTACTCCCGTCCCAACAACATCACCGTGATGGCCGTGGACAACCTACCCTGTGAGCTACCCCGCAACGCCAGCCGCGACTTCAGCCGCCAACTCATTGACAACGTCTTACCCCACTTGGTGCAGGAACACGGCCCCGATGCAGTAGTAGAGCGCGCCACCATTGCTCGCAACGGCCAGCTCACGGAACGGTATCAGTACCTAGCTGATTATGTGGCAGCTGATTAG
- the gcvP gene encoding aminomethyl-transferring glycine dehydrogenase encodes MLLQPKPADVFVDRHNGPDDAAVAQMLRTIGVESIDQLIDETVPAAIRLKKPLNLPAALTEQAFLAKFKKIAGKNKLFKNYIGLGYHDTQLPPVIQRNILENPGWYTAYTPYQAEIAQGRLEALINYQTMIIDLTGLEIANASLLDEGTAAAETLHMFHSLTKKKNASRYFVSEQVLPQTIDVLRTRATPLGIELVVGDHRTIDLTDETLFGAILQYPAADGAVYDYTDFIAQAHDNNLFVTVAADLLALTLLTPPGEMGADAVVGNSQRFGVPMGYGGPHAGFLATKDAFKRVIPGRIIGQSIDAAGNKAYRMALQTREQHIRREKATSNICTAQVLLSVLAGMYAVYHGPQRIRQFAANVHTLAQTLAGALTSLGLNQRNEFYFDTLDIKLESQELQQAIRQEAEAAGINFRYFEEHGTPRVGISLHQNTEISDVQDIVAVFAKVLGKEAATVELPTEVQVNWASGLIRTSEYLTHPVFNTHHSETEMLRYMKQLENKDLSLAHSMIPLGSCTMKLNATAEMIPVTWPEIGGLHPFAPREQAQGYAEIFRDLEAWLCEVTGFAAVSLQPNSGAQGEYAGLLAIKGYHDARGDQHRNVALIPASAHGTNPASAVMAGMQVVVVKSTEEGNIDVEDLKAKAAQYADKLSCLMVTYPSTHGVYEETIIDICQTIHQHGGRVYMDGANMNAQVGLTSPATIGADVCHLNLHKTFCIPHGGGGPGVGPIGVVADLAPYLSGHVLIDADGRTAGAVTSAPWGSASILPISYAYINMMGGEGLTQATRTAILNANYIKAKLEAHYPVLYTGANGRCAHEMILDCRQFKKAGIEVEDIAKRLMDYGFHAPTVSFPVAGTLMVEPTESESKEELDRFIEAMISIRKEIAAVEEGRADAKDNVLKHAPHTAATVLTHEWTRPYTREEAVYPTEHARAYKFWPAVSRIDSAYGDRNLICSCTPLEQYVDAEEQLVDTDKGPSY; translated from the coding sequence ATGTTGCTTCAACCCAAGCCCGCTGATGTGTTCGTGGACCGCCACAATGGCCCCGACGACGCTGCCGTAGCCCAGATGCTGCGCACCATCGGTGTGGAGTCGATTGACCAGCTCATCGACGAAACCGTGCCGGCCGCCATCCGCTTGAAAAAGCCGCTGAACCTGCCCGCAGCCCTCACGGAGCAGGCCTTTTTGGCGAAGTTCAAAAAGATTGCCGGTAAGAATAAGCTCTTCAAGAACTACATCGGCCTGGGCTACCACGACACCCAGCTGCCCCCCGTTATTCAGCGCAACATTCTGGAAAACCCGGGTTGGTACACGGCCTACACGCCCTACCAGGCTGAAATTGCTCAGGGCCGGCTGGAAGCCCTCATCAATTATCAGACGATGATAATTGACCTCACGGGCCTGGAAATTGCCAACGCCAGCCTGCTCGACGAAGGTACTGCCGCCGCCGAGACCCTGCACATGTTCCACTCCCTGACCAAGAAGAAGAACGCTAGCCGCTACTTCGTCTCGGAACAGGTACTGCCCCAAACCATTGACGTGCTGCGCACTCGCGCCACGCCCCTGGGTATTGAGCTGGTAGTAGGTGACCACCGCACGATTGACCTCACCGACGAAACGCTGTTCGGGGCCATTCTGCAGTACCCCGCCGCCGATGGTGCCGTGTACGATTACACCGACTTTATTGCCCAGGCCCACGACAACAACCTGTTTGTAACCGTGGCTGCCGACTTGCTGGCCCTGACCCTGCTCACGCCTCCCGGCGAAATGGGCGCCGACGCCGTGGTGGGTAACTCCCAGCGCTTTGGGGTGCCCATGGGCTATGGTGGCCCGCACGCCGGTTTCCTGGCCACCAAGGACGCCTTCAAGCGCGTAATTCCAGGCCGCATCATTGGCCAGAGCATCGACGCCGCCGGTAACAAGGCTTACCGCATGGCCCTGCAAACCCGCGAGCAACACATCCGCCGCGAAAAGGCTACTTCTAACATCTGCACGGCGCAGGTGCTACTGTCGGTGCTGGCAGGCATGTACGCCGTGTATCACGGCCCCCAGCGCATTCGCCAGTTTGCCGCCAACGTGCACACGTTGGCACAAACTCTGGCCGGCGCCCTCACTAGCTTGGGCCTGAACCAGCGCAATGAGTTCTACTTTGATACGCTCGATATCAAGCTAGAAAGCCAGGAGCTGCAGCAGGCCATCCGGCAGGAAGCCGAGGCGGCTGGCATCAACTTCCGCTACTTCGAGGAGCACGGTACGCCCCGCGTAGGCATTAGCCTGCACCAGAACACCGAAATCAGCGACGTGCAGGACATCGTGGCCGTGTTTGCCAAGGTGCTCGGCAAGGAAGCCGCTACGGTGGAGCTACCCACGGAGGTGCAGGTGAACTGGGCTTCGGGCCTGATCCGGACTAGCGAGTACCTGACCCACCCCGTCTTCAATACCCACCACTCCGAAACGGAGATGCTGCGCTACATGAAGCAGCTGGAAAACAAGGACCTGAGCCTGGCTCACTCCATGATTCCGCTGGGTTCATGCACCATGAAGCTCAACGCCACCGCTGAAATGATTCCGGTGACCTGGCCGGAAATTGGCGGTTTGCACCCCTTCGCCCCGCGGGAGCAAGCCCAGGGCTACGCCGAAATCTTCCGCGACTTGGAGGCCTGGCTGTGCGAGGTAACCGGCTTTGCGGCTGTTTCACTGCAGCCCAACTCGGGTGCTCAGGGCGAGTACGCCGGCCTGCTGGCCATCAAAGGCTACCACGATGCCCGCGGCGACCAGCATCGCAACGTGGCCCTGATTCCGGCTTCGGCTCACGGCACCAACCCCGCTTCGGCCGTTATGGCCGGCATGCAAGTGGTAGTGGTGAAAAGCACCGAGGAAGGTAACATCGATGTGGAGGACCTGAAGGCTAAAGCCGCGCAGTATGCCGACAAGCTCAGCTGCTTGATGGTGACTTATCCCAGCACCCACGGCGTGTATGAGGAAACCATCATCGACATCTGCCAGACTATTCACCAGCACGGCGGCCGCGTGTACATGGACGGCGCCAACATGAATGCCCAGGTAGGCCTGACCTCGCCCGCCACCATCGGGGCCGACGTGTGCCACCTGAACCTGCACAAAACGTTCTGCATCCCGCACGGCGGCGGCGGACCCGGCGTAGGCCCCATCGGGGTAGTCGCCGACCTGGCCCCCTACTTGTCGGGTCACGTGTTGATTGACGCCGATGGCCGTACGGCTGGGGCCGTTACCTCAGCACCCTGGGGTTCGGCCAGCATCCTGCCAATTTCTTACGCCTACATCAACATGATGGGCGGTGAAGGGTTGACCCAGGCTACGCGCACGGCCATTCTGAACGCCAACTACATCAAGGCCAAGCTGGAAGCGCACTACCCCGTGCTCTACACCGGCGCCAACGGCCGTTGCGCCCACGAAATGATTCTCGACTGCCGCCAGTTCAAGAAGGCTGGCATTGAGGTCGAAGACATTGCCAAGCGCCTGATGGACTACGGTTTCCACGCTCCCACCGTGTCGTTCCCGGTAGCGGGCACCCTGATGGTGGAGCCTACGGAGTCGGAGAGCAAGGAGGAGTTGGACCGCTTCATTGAGGCCATGATTTCCATTCGTAAGGAAATTGCGGCCGTGGAAGAAGGCCGCGCCGATGCCAAGGACAACGTGCTCAAGCACGCTCCCCACACCGCCGCTACGGTTCTGACCCACGAGTGGACTCGCCCTTACACCCGTGAGGAGGCCGTTTACCCCACCGAGCACGCCCGCGCCTACAAGTTCTGGCCTGCCGTGTCGCGCATCGACTCGGCCTACGGCGACCGGAATCTGATCTGCTCCTGCACCCCGCTAGAGCAGTACGTGGATGCTGAGGAGCAGCTCGTGGACACCGATAAAGGTCCTTCGTACTAA
- a CDS encoding DUF4136 domain-containing protein, giving the protein MNRIPKFLARPLTLSVLGLTLLLGVSGCATSARVGVSNDFDHSVNFRAYKTWAWYPQQPTDTEGGPAKGYESFLDKRIRSAVEQQLAQKGLSQVEKNPDVYVAYSARVEDKQRTTGGYGPYGYPYGYGWGGWYGRGFNQGVIDYKAGTVILDFVDARRKELAWRGQGQAQVDNQTISETEVQRIVTSILGTYPPGAEQASR; this is encoded by the coding sequence ATGAACCGTATTCCGAAATTCTTGGCCCGCCCCCTGACGTTGTCGGTGCTAGGGTTAACCCTACTTCTGGGGGTAAGTGGCTGTGCTACCTCGGCTCGTGTTGGGGTAAGCAACGATTTTGATCATTCCGTAAACTTCCGCGCCTACAAAACCTGGGCCTGGTATCCGCAGCAGCCCACCGATACGGAAGGCGGCCCGGCCAAAGGCTATGAGTCGTTTCTGGACAAGCGCATCCGGAGCGCCGTGGAGCAGCAACTCGCCCAAAAAGGCCTCTCCCAGGTTGAAAAGAACCCTGATGTGTACGTTGCCTACAGTGCCCGCGTAGAGGACAAGCAGCGCACCACTGGCGGCTATGGCCCCTATGGTTACCCGTACGGTTATGGTTGGGGCGGCTGGTACGGCCGTGGCTTCAACCAGGGAGTAATCGATTACAAGGCTGGCACCGTAATTCTCGACTTCGTAGATGCCCGCCGCAAGGAGTTGGCGTGGCGCGGTCAGGGCCAAGCCCAAGTCGACAACCAGACCATTTCTGAAACCGAAGTGCAGCGCATTGTAACCAGCATCCTGGGCACTTACCCTCCCGGTGCTGAGCAAGCCAGCCGCTAA
- the lipA gene encoding lipoyl synthase, with the protein MLTLPIIQPVAAAPVAPAKPRKPDWLRVKLPVGPAYANVRRLVDEHKLHTICESGNCPNMGECWGAGTATFMILGNVCTRSCSFCAVATGRPTEYDLDEPRRVAEAIQLMGVKHAVITSVNRDELKDRGASVWYETVVQTKLLSPTTTIETLIPDVKANWAALDTMIAGGQEVVSHNMETVGSLYRLVRPQAKYDRSLEQIRRTKQAGKRTKSGIMLGLGETKDEMYQAMDDLAANGLDILTLGQYLQPTKRHIEVAEFIHPDLFAHYREEGLKRGLKYVESGPLVRSSYHAERHVNVPI; encoded by the coding sequence TTGCTGACCCTGCCCATCATTCAGCCCGTGGCGGCTGCTCCCGTAGCGCCCGCCAAACCGCGCAAACCCGATTGGTTGCGCGTAAAGCTGCCCGTGGGTCCCGCCTACGCCAATGTCCGCCGCTTGGTGGATGAACATAAGCTGCATACCATTTGCGAGAGTGGCAATTGCCCGAATATGGGCGAGTGCTGGGGCGCTGGTACGGCTACCTTCATGATTCTGGGTAACGTGTGCACGCGCTCCTGCTCATTTTGTGCCGTAGCCACCGGCCGCCCCACCGAATACGACCTCGACGAGCCGCGCCGGGTAGCCGAAGCCATTCAGCTCATGGGCGTGAAGCACGCCGTAATTACCTCCGTCAACCGCGACGAGCTCAAGGACCGGGGCGCCAGCGTGTGGTACGAAACGGTGGTGCAAACCAAGCTGCTTTCGCCTACCACTACCATCGAAACCCTAATTCCGGACGTGAAAGCGAACTGGGCTGCTTTGGATACCATGATAGCCGGCGGCCAGGAAGTAGTGTCGCACAACATGGAAACCGTAGGTAGTCTTTACCGCCTCGTGCGTCCCCAAGCCAAGTACGACCGGAGCCTGGAGCAGATTCGCCGTACCAAGCAGGCCGGCAAGCGCACCAAATCTGGCATCATGCTGGGCCTGGGCGAAACCAAGGACGAGATGTACCAGGCCATGGACGACCTCGCCGCCAACGGCCTCGACATCCTGACGCTGGGCCAGTACTTGCAGCCTACTAAGCGCCACATTGAGGTAGCCGAGTTTATTCACCCTGACCTCTTTGCCCATTACCGGGAAGAAGGCTTGAAGCGCGGCCTGAAGTACGTGGAAAGCGGCCCGCTGGTGCGCTCCAGCTACCACGCCGAGCGCCACGTGAACGTGCCGATCTAG
- a CDS encoding OsmC family protein, with protein sequence MSTATARYAGHLRTEATHVASGNIILTDAPVDNHGRGEAFSPTDLVSAALGSCMMTIMGIVAERHGLNLTGASWDVTKHMLAEPRRIGQIDVTFRMPATLTEKEQTILENAARTCPVALSLNPEIRQEVRFIYE encoded by the coding sequence ATGAGCACTGCCACCGCCCGCTACGCCGGCCATTTGCGCACCGAAGCTACCCACGTAGCCTCCGGCAACATCATCCTGACCGACGCTCCCGTGGATAACCACGGCCGGGGCGAGGCCTTTTCTCCCACCGACTTGGTAAGCGCAGCCCTGGGCTCCTGCATGATGACCATCATGGGCATCGTGGCGGAGCGCCACGGCCTAAACCTGACCGGCGCCAGCTGGGACGTAACCAAGCACATGCTGGCCGAGCCCCGCCGCATCGGGCAAATTGACGTTACGTTCCGCATGCCTGCCACCCTCACCGAGAAGGAGCAAACGATTCTGGAAAACGCCGCCCGTACCTGCCCGGTAGCCCTGAGTTTAAACCCAGAAATCCGCCAGGAGGTTCGGTTTATTTATGAGTAG
- the ytxJ gene encoding bacillithiol system redox-active protein YtxJ, translating into MTPWQPLTQAEQLTDIVRESFEHPVLIFKHSTSCSISAAAKGKVERQWDEAGLSATKLYYLDLLRFRPISSEIAEKFGVRHESPQLLLIQNGECSYDASHMGIRLSEVAQLVK; encoded by the coding sequence ATGACTCCCTGGCAACCCCTCACGCAAGCCGAGCAGCTCACTGATATCGTCCGCGAATCATTTGAGCACCCCGTTCTGATCTTCAAACACAGCACCTCCTGCTCTATCAGCGCCGCGGCCAAAGGTAAGGTAGAGCGCCAGTGGGACGAGGCTGGCCTATCCGCTACCAAGCTGTACTACCTTGATCTACTGCGCTTCCGGCCCATTTCCAGCGAAATAGCCGAGAAATTCGGTGTCCGTCACGAGTCGCCCCAACTACTGCTGATCCAAAACGGCGAGTGCAGCTACGACGCCTCCCACATGGGCATCCGCCTGAGCGAGGTAGCGCAACTGGTGAAATAG